One Fontisphaera persica DNA window includes the following coding sequences:
- a CDS encoding SDR family NAD(P)-dependent oxidoreductase, which produces MSKHTNTGIATDCALHAWPCPFRLDGELAVITGGGTGLGLAMGRCLAAAGARVVLVGRRAAALEAASQSIGPLASFAVHDVDQLEQAPRFIEQVQRQHGPITILINNAGIHLKKPAVDTTEQEFLQVLTTHVLGAHALSRAVAPAMMQQGRGSLLFIASMASLFGIPNVVAYSAAKSAYVGMVRALATELSPQGIRVNAIAPGWIETDMSHKALAQDPARRQKILSRTPMGRLGQPEDVGMAAVYLCSPAARFVTGVILPVDGGASIGF; this is translated from the coding sequence ATGAGCAAACACACCAACACCGGCATTGCCACAGACTGCGCTCTGCACGCCTGGCCCTGCCCCTTTCGCCTCGATGGCGAACTGGCGGTCATTACTGGCGGTGGCACTGGTTTGGGGCTGGCGATGGGCCGCTGCCTCGCCGCCGCCGGCGCCCGCGTCGTCCTCGTCGGCCGCCGCGCCGCCGCGTTGGAGGCCGCCTCGCAAAGTATCGGCCCCCTAGCCAGTTTCGCGGTCCATGACGTGGACCAACTGGAGCAGGCGCCGCGTTTCATCGAGCAGGTCCAGCGCCAGCATGGCCCCATCACCATTCTCATCAACAACGCCGGCATTCACCTCAAAAAACCGGCCGTGGACACCACCGAGCAGGAATTCCTGCAAGTGCTCACCACCCATGTCCTCGGCGCTCACGCCCTCAGCCGTGCCGTCGCGCCAGCCATGATGCAACAGGGCCGCGGCAGCCTCTTGTTCATCGCCTCCATGGCCTCCCTCTTCGGCATCCCCAACGTGGTCGCCTACAGCGCCGCCAAAAGCGCCTACGTGGGCATGGTCCGCGCCCTGGCCACCGAACTCTCACCCCAGGGCATCCGCGTCAACGCCATCGCCCCGGGCTGGATTGAAACCGACATGTCCCACAAGGCCCTGGCCCAGGACCCCGCCCGCCGGCAAAAAATCCTCAGCCGCACCCCCATGGGCCGCCTCGGCCAGCCGGAAGACGTGGGCATGGCCGCCGTCTATCTCTGTTCACCAGCCGCCCGCTTTGTCACCGGCGTCATCCTTCCGGTGGACGGCGGCGCCAGCATTGGCTTTTAA
- a CDS encoding mannonate dehydratase, whose protein sequence is MKLGLGLYRHQLDEAHFRFARQCGCTHIVAHLVDYFRSSRSNRPGDQPVGDDSGWGLAGDPQHLWTVDELLDLRRKVNAAGLELEAIENFDPAHWHDVLLDGPRKAEQLENLKTIIRNLGAAGIPIMGYNFSIAGVAGRVKGPFARGGAEAVGMAGPVDKPMPNGMVWNMIYDPHAPPGVVPSATPEQLWQRCRDFLQAVLPVAEQAGVTLAAHPDDPPLPTVRSQPRLVYQPHLYQKLIDLAPSPRNQLEFCVGTLAEMTEGDVYEAVDTYSRQGRIAYVHLRNVRGKVPTYQETFIDEGDVDVLEVLRILKRNGFAGVIIPDHAPQMTCAAPWHAGMAYALGYLQAALKAV, encoded by the coding sequence ATGAAACTGGGTCTTGGCCTCTATCGGCATCAGCTCGACGAAGCGCATTTCCGCTTCGCCCGCCAGTGCGGTTGCACCCACATCGTCGCCCATCTGGTGGATTATTTTCGCTCCTCCCGCAGCAACCGCCCCGGCGACCAGCCCGTGGGCGATGATTCCGGCTGGGGACTGGCGGGCGACCCCCAGCATCTGTGGACGGTGGACGAACTGCTGGACCTGCGACGCAAGGTCAACGCCGCCGGCCTGGAATTGGAGGCCATTGAAAACTTTGACCCCGCCCACTGGCACGACGTTCTCCTCGACGGCCCCCGCAAGGCCGAGCAATTGGAGAACCTGAAAACCATCATCCGCAACCTCGGCGCCGCCGGCATCCCCATCATGGGCTACAACTTCTCCATCGCCGGCGTGGCCGGGCGCGTCAAAGGCCCCTTTGCCCGCGGCGGCGCCGAAGCGGTGGGCATGGCGGGACCGGTGGACAAGCCCATGCCCAACGGCATGGTCTGGAACATGATTTATGACCCCCACGCGCCCCCCGGCGTGGTCCCCTCCGCCACCCCCGAACAGTTGTGGCAGCGCTGCCGCGATTTCTTACAGGCCGTCCTGCCCGTGGCCGAGCAGGCGGGCGTCACCCTCGCGGCGCATCCCGATGACCCGCCCCTGCCCACTGTGCGGAGCCAGCCACGGCTGGTTTATCAGCCACACTTGTACCAAAAGCTCATTGATTTGGCCCCCAGCCCGCGCAACCAGCTCGAGTTCTGCGTCGGCACCCTCGCCGAAATGACCGAGGGCGACGTGTACGAGGCCGTGGACACCTACAGCCGCCAGGGCCGCATTGCCTACGTCCACCTGCGCAACGTCCGCGGCAAAGTCCCCACCTATCAGGAAACCTTTATTGATGAGGGCGATGTGGACGTCCTGGAAGTGCTGCGCATCCTCAAACGCAACGGCTTTGCGGGCGTAATCATCCCCGACCACGCCCCCCAAATGACCTGCGCCGCCCCCTGGCACGCCGGCATGGCGTACGCCCTCGGCTATTTACAGGCCGCCCTCAAAGCCGTGTAA
- a CDS encoding Gfo/Idh/MocA family protein, whose amino-acid sequence MNNPMNRRKFLKAGLFTTAALNMVPGGVLGLNGQTPANNRLNIAGVGVGGQGHSDLRNMKSENIVALCDVDWRQAAGAFKEWPEAKKYKDYRVMLEEMDKSIDAVVVATPDHVHAFASIAAMQRGKHVYCEKPLTHSVYEARMVAQVAREKKVATQMGNQGQASEETRRLCEFVWDGAIGNVLEAHIWTDRPSQGLFNEYWPQGVARPKETPPVPEGLDWDLWVGPAPMRPYHPAYLPFKWRGWWDFGTGALGDIGCHAIDPIFRACKLTAPTSVQASSTRVNTETYPLGSMVTYQFPARGNLPPMKLVWYDGGLRPPRPEGLPDGVTMGDNGRLLVGDKGFILGNRLFPEARRKEYTDPPRTIERSPGHYQEWILACKGGKTPGSHFAFAGPLTEAVLLGNVALRVQLREELTRTKLLWDPVAFQFTNCPEANAFLKRNYREGWKLV is encoded by the coding sequence ATGAACAACCCAATGAATCGTCGGAAATTTCTCAAGGCCGGACTTTTTACCACGGCCGCGCTCAACATGGTGCCGGGGGGCGTGCTGGGATTGAACGGGCAAACCCCCGCCAACAATCGTTTGAACATAGCGGGGGTGGGGGTCGGCGGGCAGGGCCACAGTGATTTGCGCAACATGAAAAGCGAAAACATTGTGGCGTTGTGCGATGTGGACTGGCGGCAGGCGGCCGGCGCGTTCAAGGAGTGGCCGGAGGCCAAAAAGTACAAGGATTACCGCGTGATGCTGGAGGAAATGGACAAGAGCATAGACGCGGTGGTGGTGGCGACGCCGGACCATGTGCATGCGTTTGCAAGCATCGCGGCGATGCAGCGCGGCAAGCATGTTTATTGCGAGAAGCCGTTGACGCATTCGGTGTATGAGGCGCGCATGGTGGCGCAGGTGGCCCGCGAGAAGAAGGTGGCCACGCAAATGGGCAACCAGGGCCAGGCTTCCGAGGAGACGCGGCGGTTGTGCGAGTTTGTGTGGGATGGGGCGATTGGCAACGTGCTGGAGGCGCACATCTGGACGGACCGCCCTTCGCAGGGGTTGTTCAATGAATACTGGCCGCAGGGGGTGGCACGGCCCAAGGAGACGCCGCCCGTGCCCGAAGGTTTGGACTGGGATTTATGGGTGGGGCCGGCGCCGATGCGTCCGTATCATCCGGCCTACCTGCCGTTCAAGTGGCGGGGTTGGTGGGATTTTGGAACGGGGGCGCTGGGGGACATTGGGTGCCATGCGATTGACCCGATTTTCCGGGCCTGCAAATTGACGGCTCCCACCAGTGTGCAGGCTTCGTCCACGCGGGTGAACACCGAGACGTACCCGCTGGGTTCGATGGTCACTTATCAATTTCCCGCGCGCGGCAATCTGCCGCCGATGAAACTGGTCTGGTACGATGGCGGGTTGCGCCCACCGCGGCCGGAGGGGCTGCCGGATGGCGTCACGATGGGCGACAACGGGCGGCTGCTGGTGGGCGACAAGGGGTTTATTTTGGGCAACCGCCTGTTTCCGGAGGCGCGCCGGAAGGAATACACGGACCCGCCGCGCACCATTGAACGCTCGCCGGGCCATTATCAGGAGTGGATTCTGGCCTGCAAGGGCGGCAAGACGCCGGGGAGCCATTTTGCGTTTGCGGGGCCCCTGACCGAGGCGGTGCTGCTGGGCAATGTGGCGCTGCGGGTGCAACTGCGGGAGGAATTGACGCGCACGAAATTGCTGTGGGACCCGGTGGCGTTCCAATTCACCAACTGCCCGGAGGCCAATGCGTTTCTCAAGCGCAACTACCGCGAGGGCTGGAAACTGGTTTGA
- a CDS encoding peptidylprolyl isomerase, whose product MTKRIQWLGVLAWLCCWTAATVEGQGLRRDGILAIVHNAVITAGDVDYLTEPVMAALRVMYRDRDELRQRQEKAFQDGLETLIERKLILHEFKTSGLMLPETVIDEEIRDRIRRRFGDRVQLIQTLKAQGRTFESWRQEVREQIIEEAMRAKNVSRAILISPHKIESYYSTNQAQYAHDDQVKLLMIRLDARAEGVDSAKKRGQEILQKLKNGQPFREMLIYNEGAQSDWGWVDRKSLRRGITDQFFHLKPGQYSPLVGRSLETEEEGYWIYVYADDGKLTLARRYLVPKDGQEKLAAEHQPGDPALNQAPPPREFYLLFVEEVRSRSVRPLPEVRDEIEKLLVVQERDRLQKKWINRLRAKTFVQIF is encoded by the coding sequence ATGACAAAGCGAATCCAATGGTTGGGCGTGCTGGCCTGGCTGTGCTGCTGGACCGCGGCAACGGTGGAGGGCCAGGGCTTGCGACGCGATGGCATTCTGGCCATTGTGCACAATGCGGTGATTACCGCCGGCGACGTGGATTATCTAACCGAGCCGGTCATGGCGGCCCTCCGCGTCATGTACCGGGACCGCGACGAGCTGCGCCAGCGCCAGGAAAAAGCCTTCCAGGACGGCCTCGAAACCCTCATCGAACGCAAGCTCATTCTGCACGAATTCAAAACCTCCGGCCTGATGCTGCCCGAAACCGTGATTGACGAGGAAATCCGGGACCGCATCCGCCGCCGTTTCGGGGACCGCGTGCAATTGATTCAGACCCTCAAGGCCCAGGGCCGCACCTTTGAATCCTGGCGGCAGGAGGTGCGCGAGCAAATCATCGAGGAGGCCATGCGCGCCAAAAACGTCAGCCGCGCCATCCTCATTTCTCCCCACAAAATCGAATCCTACTACTCCACCAACCAGGCCCAGTACGCCCATGATGACCAGGTCAAACTCCTCATGATCCGCCTGGACGCCCGCGCCGAAGGCGTGGACTCCGCCAAAAAACGCGGCCAGGAAATCCTCCAGAAACTCAAAAATGGCCAGCCCTTCCGCGAAATGTTGATTTACAACGAGGGCGCCCAAAGCGACTGGGGCTGGGTGGACCGCAAAAGCCTCCGGCGGGGCATCACCGACCAGTTCTTTCACCTCAAGCCCGGCCAGTATTCGCCCCTGGTGGGCCGCAGCCTCGAGACCGAGGAAGAAGGATACTGGATTTATGTGTACGCCGACGACGGCAAGCTGACCCTCGCCCGGCGTTACTTGGTGCCCAAAGACGGCCAGGAAAAACTCGCCGCTGAGCATCAACCCGGCGACCCCGCCCTCAACCAGGCCCCGCCCCCGCGCGAGTTTTACCTGCTCTTTGTCGAAGAAGTGCGCAGCCGCAGCGTCCGCCCCCTGCCCGAAGTCCGCGACGAAATCGAAAAACTCCTGGTGGTGCAGGAACGAGACCGCCTCCAAAAGAAGTGGATTAACCGCTTGCGCGCCAAAACATTTGTGCAAATATTCTAG
- the pdxA gene encoding 4-hydroxythreonine-4-phosphate dehydrogenase PdxA — MIGICIGDVTGIGPEVTLKALAELAAQDQERYLLLGDPHWLERLNDRFNIGLPLTPYEDGDAESRFLVLNPQPNSSLPEDLSPGSPKAACAAVAALKAAAERCLRQELDAMVTAPVNKESIIRCGIPFIGQTEFLASLAGNCPVTMMLLGADDRGRWLRVALVTTHVAIKLVPEEITQPKVELAINMAVHACRDLALPRQRIAVCGLNPHAGEGGEFGDEEITTIRPAVLAARSRGLDVHGPLAADTVFYHAANGAYDAVVAMYHDQGLGPLKLLAFENGVNWTLGLPFIRTSPDHGTAYDLAGKGTANPSSMKAAITLARQLAARRR, encoded by the coding sequence ATGATTGGCATCTGCATCGGGGATGTGACCGGCATCGGCCCGGAAGTCACGCTCAAAGCCCTGGCTGAGCTGGCCGCCCAGGACCAGGAGCGTTACCTCCTGCTCGGCGACCCCCACTGGCTCGAGCGCCTCAACGACCGTTTCAACATCGGCCTCCCCCTCACCCCCTACGAGGACGGCGATGCCGAGTCGCGCTTTTTGGTGCTCAACCCCCAGCCAAACAGCAGTCTGCCCGAAGACCTCTCGCCCGGCTCCCCCAAAGCCGCCTGCGCGGCGGTGGCGGCCTTGAAAGCGGCGGCAGAGCGGTGTTTGCGCCAGGAACTGGATGCCATGGTCACCGCCCCCGTCAACAAAGAGTCCATCATCCGCTGCGGCATCCCCTTCATTGGCCAGACTGAATTTCTGGCCTCCCTCGCCGGCAACTGTCCCGTCACCATGATGTTGTTGGGCGCCGATGACCGCGGGCGCTGGCTCCGCGTGGCCCTGGTCACCACCCATGTGGCCATCAAGCTGGTGCCCGAAGAAATCACCCAGCCCAAGGTCGAGCTGGCCATCAACATGGCCGTCCACGCCTGCCGCGACCTCGCCCTGCCGCGCCAGCGCATCGCCGTCTGCGGCCTCAACCCCCATGCCGGCGAAGGCGGCGAGTTCGGCGATGAAGAAATCACCACCATCCGCCCCGCCGTCCTGGCGGCGCGCAGCCGCGGCCTCGATGTCCATGGCCCCCTGGCGGCCGACACCGTGTTTTACCACGCCGCGAACGGGGCCTATGACGCCGTGGTGGCCATGTACCACGACCAGGGCTTGGGCCCGTTGAAACTGCTGGCGTTTGAGAATGGCGTGAACTGGACCCTCGGCCTGCCCTTTATTCGCACCTCCCCTGACCACGGCACCGCTTACGACCTCGCCGGCAAAGGCACTGCCAATCCCTCCAGCATGAAGGCCGCCATCACCCTCGCCCGCCAGCTTGCCGCCCGCCGCCGCTGA
- a CDS encoding sulfite exporter TauE/SafE family protein — protein MLEWKTTMLAALGVLFIGLSKAGFGGGLGMLTTPLCVLAFGAGGKPAMFAVGVILPLLCAGDAFSLYHYWGKWEKRNLRCLLPGVIVGVAVGSQLFRALSDRALNFWIGVIAMVFVLFQLAKEWVFRAEGEFRPTALIGLPFGFGAGVTSTIAHGAGPLVTMFLVPQKLPKEIFVGTTVLVFTWINWIKVPFFVANDVITWETLRTGLYYFPLVPLGVWVGVWLNRRMSEKFFLNAVYAITFLAGLQLVLGWDVSRLWR, from the coding sequence GTGCTGGAGTGGAAAACAACCATGCTGGCGGCGTTGGGAGTGCTGTTTATTGGCCTCTCGAAGGCGGGTTTTGGCGGCGGGCTGGGGATGCTGACGACGCCGCTGTGCGTGCTGGCGTTTGGGGCGGGGGGCAAGCCGGCGATGTTTGCGGTGGGGGTGATTCTGCCGCTGCTTTGCGCGGGGGATGCCTTTTCGCTTTATCACTATTGGGGCAAATGGGAAAAACGCAATTTGCGGTGCCTGCTGCCGGGGGTGATTGTGGGGGTGGCGGTGGGGTCGCAATTATTTCGGGCCTTGTCGGATCGGGCGTTGAATTTCTGGATTGGGGTGATTGCGATGGTCTTTGTGTTGTTTCAGCTTGCCAAGGAGTGGGTGTTTCGGGCGGAAGGCGAGTTTCGTCCGACGGCGCTGATTGGGTTGCCGTTTGGTTTTGGGGCGGGGGTGACCTCCACGATTGCACACGGGGCCGGGCCGCTGGTGACGATGTTTCTGGTGCCGCAAAAGCTGCCGAAGGAAATTTTTGTGGGCACAACGGTGCTGGTGTTTACGTGGATTAACTGGATTAAGGTGCCGTTTTTCGTGGCGAATGACGTGATTACGTGGGAGACGCTGCGGACGGGGCTGTATTATTTTCCGCTGGTGCCGCTGGGCGTGTGGGTGGGGGTGTGGCTGAATCGGCGGATGTCCGAAAAATTTTTTCTGAACGCGGTGTACGCCATCACGTTCCTGGCAGGTTTGCAACTGGTGCTGGGGTGGGATGTATCGCGGCTGTGGCGGTGA